The Desulfovibrio sp. sequence TGTGGCCACCATGGCCAGCACCGTGCAGACCACGGTGATGATGTAGCTCGGCTGAATGACCGCCACAACGTCCTTCCACGGCGTATAGCAGACGCCCACGCCCACAAGGAGCGCCCAGGTGAGGTTTTTGGAAACAAAGAGGTAAAACTGGTACGCGGCTTTTTCCGCCACCTTGGGCATGATGCCCGTGGCCTTGGCAATGGCGGCCGAGAGAATCATGATGATGGGCGCGGGAATGGGGATGACAAGGTTGACCAGCAGGCCGAACAGGTAGAAGCAGCAGGCGGTCAGCAGACCCATGCCCAGAATGGTCACGTCGATGGGTTCTTCCTGCTTGGTGAGCCCCAGGTTGTCGTCGCCCACGCGCACCAGCTTGCCGTTGCCGGTCTGGTGAGGATTTTTCACCGCATAGCGCTTGAGGATGCCCGCGCAAATAATGGCGGTGACGTTGCCAAGCATGGCGGCCGGGGCTACCATGGCGATAAAGCTGCCGGGATCGGTGCCCTGAATTTCGGCATAACCGGCAGACAGGGGCAGAATGCCTTCACCCACGCCGCCGGAAATGAT is a genomic window containing:
- a CDS encoding 2-hydroxycarboxylate transporter family protein, giving the protein HFTAGKNGGANFLYFYIACLVTGSILGMLRQVLIQGFLRMFVPLILGTVASCLIGTAVGTLLGHGMFDTFFYIVVPIISGGVGEGILPLSAGYAEIQGTDPGSFIAMVAPAAMLGNVTAIICAGILKRYAVKNPHQTGNGKLVRVGDDNLGLTKQEEPIDVTILGMGLLTACCFYLFGLLVNLVIPIPAPIIMILSAAIAKATGIMPKVAEKAAYQFYLFVSKNLTWALLVGVGVCYTPWKDVVAVIQPSYIITVVCTVLAMVATGFFSAKFLNMYPVEAALVTACHSGLGGTGDVAILSASGRMELMPFAQISTRIGGAAVVVMAVILMRMFYAG